The Trachemys scripta elegans isolate TJP31775 chromosome 6, CAS_Tse_1.0, whole genome shotgun sequence genome includes a window with the following:
- the LOC117879504 gene encoding E3 ubiquitin-protein ligase TRIM4-like: MDQLRENVTCSICLDVLDDPVSIECSHNFCQGCLVAHWRGVSAQGYQCPECRTPCSRDRMTPDTRLRALVKKITEPLREEMELEAVDASWMGREDEALGGG; encoded by the exons ATGGATCAACTCCGGGAGAACGTCACCTGCTCCATCTGCCTGGATGTCTTGGACGACCCCGTCTCCATTGAGTGCAGCCACAACTTCTGCCAGGGCTGCCTCGTGGCTCACTGGCGCGGGGTCTCGGCCCAGGGCTACCAGTGCCCCGAGTGCCGGACTCCCTGCTCCAGGGACAGGATGACCCCAGACACGCGGCTGAGAGCCCTGGTGAAGAAAATCACAGAGCCCCTGCGGGAAGAGATGGAGCTG GAGGCTGTGGATGCGTCATGGATGGGCCGAGAGGACGAGGCCCTGGGGGGGGGTTGA